One genomic segment of Actinomycetes bacterium includes these proteins:
- the lepB gene encoding signal peptidase I, whose product MWGRGTERAGWLVAALVVLAAAGLAAVRRGRLEPMLVQGGSMRPTLVPGQRIAVAPLLGSLARGSVVVVRRPGDDLEVVKRVIGLPGERVRLVGGRLEVDGQEVPEPWLEHRYGAGADLDVVLGRDEHLVLGDHRAESTDGRSFGPVGREQLVGVVRFAYWPPRCLAVRVRAR is encoded by the coding sequence GTGTGGGGACGTGGTACGGAGCGCGCCGGGTGGCTGGTCGCCGCCCTGGTCGTGCTCGCGGCGGCCGGGCTGGCGGCGGTCCGCCGGGGCCGGCTCGAGCCGATGCTGGTCCAGGGCGGCAGCATGCGGCCGACGCTGGTCCCTGGACAGCGCATCGCGGTGGCGCCGCTCCTCGGGTCCCTCGCCCGCGGGTCGGTGGTCGTGGTCCGGCGCCCGGGCGACGACCTCGAGGTCGTCAAGCGGGTGATCGGGCTGCCAGGGGAGCGGGTGCGCCTGGTCGGCGGGCGCCTCGAGGTCGACGGGCAGGAGGTCCCCGAGCCCTGGCTCGAGCATCGGTACGGCGCCGGCGCGGACCTGGACGTGGTCCTGGGTCGCGACGAGCACCTGGTCCTCGGCGACCACCGGGCCGAGAGCACCGACGGCCGGTCGTTCGGCCCGGTCGGGCGGGAACAGCTGGTCGGGGTCGTCCGGTTCGCCTACTGGCCGCCCCGGTGCCTCGCGGTGCGCGTGCGCGCCCGTTGA
- a CDS encoding NAD-dependent epimerase/dehydratase family protein — translation MLVVVAGGAGFLGASLVDRLQAEGDEVIVIDDLSHGHLANLTEARRRGGVRFHRMDVGQGGLPTLASRIRADAWVHLAMTADPVRAWSAPSADARAVVAGVVEILEAAVGSGARVVMASSGAYLFPSQLTGMTRVDDRPAPAHPLGAGRLACEAYARAYGARDLEVAILALGTVYGPRQDPLGAGLVARAAWSMLQGRPPRIDGDGRQARDWLFVDDAVDALARAVHAGAVGRLLVGTGTATSVLDVVERLASRISWTGEPEWAPPRPGDPRRSVLDASRAGKVLGWQAWTGLEEGLGLTVDWLEARLPAKHRYT, via the coding sequence GTGTTGGTGGTGGTGGCCGGCGGGGCCGGGTTCCTCGGAGCCAGCCTGGTCGACCGGCTGCAGGCCGAAGGGGACGAGGTCATCGTCATCGATGACCTCTCCCACGGACACCTCGCCAACCTGACCGAGGCCAGGCGCCGCGGGGGCGTCCGCTTCCACCGCATGGACGTGGGCCAGGGCGGCCTGCCCACCCTGGCCAGCCGGATCCGGGCCGACGCCTGGGTGCACCTGGCGATGACCGCCGACCCTGTCCGCGCCTGGTCGGCACCGAGCGCCGACGCCCGGGCGGTGGTTGCCGGCGTCGTCGAGATCCTCGAGGCGGCGGTGGGCAGCGGCGCCCGGGTCGTGATGGCGTCCTCTGGCGCCTACCTCTTCCCGAGCCAGCTCACCGGCATGACCAGGGTGGACGACCGGCCCGCGCCCGCCCACCCCCTTGGTGCGGGCCGTCTCGCCTGCGAGGCGTACGCCCGCGCCTACGGCGCCCGCGACCTCGAGGTGGCCATCCTGGCCCTCGGGACCGTCTACGGGCCGCGGCAGGACCCGCTAGGGGCTGGGCTGGTGGCCAGGGCCGCCTGGTCGATGCTGCAGGGCCGCCCGCCCCGGATCGACGGGGACGGCCGCCAGGCCCGCGACTGGCTGTTCGTGGACGACGCCGTTGACGCGCTGGCCAGGGCGGTCCACGCTGGTGCGGTCGGCCGGCTGCTCGTCGGCACGGGCACCGCCACCTCCGTGCTCGACGTGGTGGAGCGTCTCGCGTCGCGGATCAGCTGGACGGGTGAGCCGGAGTGGGCGCCGCCCCGCCCCGGCGACCCGCGGCGTTCCGTCCTGGACGCCAGCCGGGCCGGCAAGGTGCTCGGCTGGCAGGC